In Bradysia coprophila strain Holo2 unplaced genomic scaffold, BU_Bcop_v1 contig_358, whole genome shotgun sequence, one DNA window encodes the following:
- the LOC119081677 gene encoding WD repeat-containing protein 7 isoform X4: protein MVSNSLVVPVVLWGPYQPTHCVSSVFLSKDQKTLATGCYDGQICLWKVDPDTLKMTPRCLLVGHTAPVLCLAPASIIQDNNFLVSSSESGEMCTWDLVDGKCKENAKLSQVHTSIQGYHMSNCDDIRLFCVGYYAEIMVMDPFSLEVIFSLSSKVKPDWISAIHVLRPSKRKDDVVLAITTTGTVKVWTLIGNENKYSEPIYENESKQIRCLNAISLNCCAQNQRTVLIVCAKYWQIYDAGDFTVLCSVISPSGERWLGGDFLANDRVILWSDEGKGYLYRLPANCIPDNKEFHSPSIGKDQPLLYCILPSGAGERPLSCPPAMKMVTTTRGGKSQKYLLRGDSEGYVTLWSVPDISIDNIKELHLSQATPKSMLPTICTSLSDAWELMNPSPVGILDQLNHPGETSVKLTASIYLPQQSRLVVGREDGSIIIVPATQTVMLQLLHLNHQNFNDWPPHQILSGHRGRVNCLLCPSLAHSRYDKSHLLSGGVDFAVCLWDLYSGSLLHRFCVHAGEITQLLVPPNSCSPRIQKCICSVASDHSVTLLSLTERKCVTLASRHLFPVVNIKWRPLDDFLIVGCSDGSVYVWQMETGHLDRVLHGMLAEEVLSACDENAADSSPHGSTSELGLANPAVHFFRGLRHRNLSAIRHATQRGITQLQQLQSHNQNDNIYMLKNRSSPLTIQGLRTNPKDAESHILFFDIEGLIFELINEEYAALSPNTLEAQGLIPPSNTGQPTQADASKKISGILQKMKEGAENVEKKIQAKVESLKNVNDGNKESTETLKKFFPRMEATHVMEVSQLLLSLLHSWGLDPHLDKVCETQLGLLRPMIPVTFGVLSKSGYMSLLLPTWQNDLTVDTMNPPSDLQLEKSLPAELVRQENLTRLFTHRLHWELSTTLTSNHLLAMVAMSNTLMSMTMATFIPEHERAKKLQRQSTRVNASWTNEDHEEQYTQQQAQIKQGWSLLSTHHCFLLPDKIDALEPRNFKRPQVEMMVRSWQHHCIEIREAAQQILLGELGRMGKKGRKQLVESWAQYLPLYTHTEPIAQSATNTTQPSTPGTPVPQATEPNPEEYEEEEEEVIRKPSSLAELKRKQTTAVVLLGVIGAEFGQDISTDSTNAAAKKSNDQRRKSSVVEGFGIGNNNLARLTSMALTHLLLAPPTPKLPAHTPLRRAAIDLIGRGFTVWEPYLDVSKVLLGLLETCCDASRLIPSFNTKLPLTPQADACRTARHALRLIATARPAAFITTMAREVARYNALQQNAQTISVPLTQLVLYRAKKEILHCVEMLIDKMQTEMANLLVEVMDITLHCVDASDLKTKGLNEVCPSICKFNQISHCAATRRIAVGASNGHLAIYELRQNKCQMIPAHKKPITALAFSPDGKFLVSYSCGENGLSFWQTSTGMFGLGQSQTRCIKGYSTAPIPDVSRLNPMRLAKLIWINNRTVTLMLADGSETRFNV, encoded by the exons ATGGTTAGCAACAGTTTAGTTGTGCCAGTTGTATTGTGGGGCCCGTACCAGCCAACCCATTGCGTATCGAGTGTATTTCTATCGAAGGATCAGAAAACACTTGCCACAGGATGCTACGACGGACAAATCTGCTTATG GAAAGTTGACCCTGATACGTTGAAAATGACCCCGAGATGTCTGCTAGTTGGTCATACGGCTCCCGTACTGTGTCTGGCTCCTGCTTCGATCATTCAAGACAATAATTTTCTTGTCAGCTCTTCAGAGAGTGGTGAAATGTGTACATGGGATTTGGTTGATGGAAAATGCAAAGAGAATGCGAAGTTGTCTCAAGTACACACAAGTATTCAG GGATATCATATGTCCAATTGTGACGATATTCGGCTCTTCTGCGTTGGTTATTATGCTGAAATAATGGTCATGGATCCATTCAGTTTGGAAGTCATTTTCTCTCTCAGCTCCAAAGTCAAACCCGATTGGATATCAGCAATTCAC GTTTTGAGACCATCGAAACGAAAGGATGATGTAGTTCTTGCCATCACAACCACTGGAACGGTTAAAGTGTGGACATTGATTGGAAACGAGAATAAATATTCGGAACCGATCTACGAGAATGAGTCAAAGCAGATTCGTTGTTTGAATGCGATCAGTTTGAATTGTTGTGCTCAGAATCAGCgtacagttttgattgtttgtgcaAAATACTGGCAGATTTATGATGCTG GCGACTTCACCGTACTTTGTAGTGTTATATCACCGTCCGGTGAACGTTGGCTGGGTGGAGATTTTCTTGCAAATGATCGCGTTATTCTGTGGTCCGATGAGGGGAAAGGATATTTGTATCGGCTGCCAGCGAA TTGTATACCCGATAACAAGGAATTCCATTCGCCGTCCATTGGAAAGGATCAACCACTGTTGTACTGTATTTTACCGAGTGGAGCAGGTGAAAGG CCGTTATCATGTCCACCAGCTATGAAAATGGTGACGACGACTCGCGGTGGAAAATCGCAGAAATATCTGTTGCGCGGAGATTCCGAAGGTTACGTTACGCTATGGTCCGTACCAGACATTTCCATTGACAATATTAAGGAGTTGCATCTGAGCCAGGCCACCCCGAAAT CAATGCTACCAACGATATGCACCAGTCTGAGCGATGCATGGGAATTGATGAATCCGTCGCCCGTTGGTATTTTAGATCAGCTCAATCATCCCGGAGAAACGTCGGTGAAGTTAACGGCAAGCATTTATTTACCGCAACAAAGTCGCTTGGTTGTGGGTAGGGAAGATGGATCCATTATTATTGTGCCCGCTACGCAAACTGTAATGTTGCAGCTGTTACATTTgaatcatcaaaatttcaatg ACTGGCCACCGCATCAAATTTTGTCGGGTCATCGAGGCCGCGTTAATTGTTTGTTGTGTCCATCATTAGCCCATTCCAG ATACGATAAATCCCATTTACTTTCTGGTGGTGTTGATTTCGCTGTATGCTTATGGGATTTATATAGTGGTTCATTACTGCATCGATTCTGTGTGCATGCCGGTGAAATAACACAACTTCTTGTTCCTCCAAATTCGTGCAGT CCACGAATTCAGAAGTGCATCTGTTCAGTTGCATCGGATCATTCAGTGACTTTGCTTAGTTTAACGGAAAGGAAATGCGTAACGTTGGCAAGCAG GCACTTGTTCCCTGTGGTTAACATAAAATGGAGACCGTTAGATGATTTTCTAATCGTTGGCTGTTCGGATGGTTCGGTTTATGTTTGGCAAATGGAAACCGGACATTTGGATCGAGTTCTACATGGTATGCTTGCCGAAGAAGTTCTATCAGCTTGTGATGAAAATGCTGCCGATTCTTCGCCGCACGGATCTACATCCGAATTGGGACTGGCTAATCCGGCCGTACACTTCTTTAG GGGACTACGTCATCGGAATTTGTCCGCTATCAGACATGCAACGCAACGAGGAATAACTCAATTGCAGCAGTTGCAATCTCATAatcaaaacgataatatctaCATGTTGAAAAACCGAAGCAGCCCATTGACCATTCAAGGGCTTCGAACCAATCCGAAAG ACGCTGAAAGTCATATCCTGTTCTTCGACATTGAAGGTTTGATATTTGAGTTGATCAATGAGGAGTATGCCGCTTTAAGTCCCAATACATTGGAG GCGCAAGGACTTATTCCACCATCGAATACCGGTCAACCCACCCAGGCGGATGCATCCAAAAAGATCTCCG GAATACTACAGAAGATGAAGGAGGGCgccgaaaatgttgaaaagaagattcaagcaaaagtggaaAGTCTAAAAAATGTGAACGATGGAAACAAAG AATCAACCGAAacattgaagaaatttttcccACGCATGGAAGCGACACATGTGATGGAAGTTTCCCAACTACTATTATCTCTGCTACATTCCTGGGGATTGGATCCCCATTTGGACAAGGTTTGCGAAACCCAACTTGGGTTACTACGACCGATG ATTCCAGTCACCTTCGGAGTATTAAGCAAAAGCGGTTACATGTCGCTGTTGTTGCCGACATGGCAAAACGATTTAACTGTCGATACAATGAATCCACCGTCGGATCTTCAACTCGAAAAATCATTGCCGGCAGAGCTTGTGCGCCAGGAAAATCTAACCAGGCTCTTCACCCACCGTTTGCATTGGGAATTGAGTACAACACTAACTTCGAACCATTTACTGGCCATGGTCGCAATGTCCAATACGTTGATGTCAATGACAATGGCTACATTTATACCCGAACATGAACGAGCCAAAAAATTGCAACGACAATCGACTAGAGTGAATGCTTCGTGGACGAATGAGGATCATGAGGAGCAGTATACGCAGCAGCAAGCTCAAATTAAACAGGGATGGAGTTTATTGTCCACACATCACTGTTTCCTTTTGCCAGATAAAATTGACGCTCTGG AGCCTCGGAACTTTAAACGTCCACAAGTTGAGATGATGGTACGCAGCTGGCAACATCATTGCATTGAAATCAGAGAAGCAGCTCAGCAAATCCTTTTGGGAGAATTGGGACGAATGGGAAAGAAAGGTCGAAAGCAATTAGTGGAAAGCTGGGCACAATATTTACCATTATACACGCATACGGAACCCATCGCTCAGTCAGCTACAAATACGACTCAGCCGAGTACTCCAGGAACACCTGTACCGCAAGCAACAGAACCGAAT CCTGAGGAGTatgaagaggaagaagaagaagtgatCAGAAAGCCTTCCAGCTTGGCAGAGTTGAAACGCAAACAAACAACGGCTGTGGTATTACTGGGAGTCATTGGAGCAGAGTTCGGCCAAGATATATCTACAGACA GCACAAATGCGGCAGCAAAGAAATCGAATGACCAAAGAAGAAAGAGTTCCGTTGTTGAAGGCTTCGGAATCGGAAACAATAATTTAGCCCGCTTGACATCAATGGCACTGACACATTTACTATTGGCACCACCAACACCGAAACTCCCAGCTCATACACCATTGCGTCGGGCAGCTATTGATTTGATTGGTCGAGGCTTTACGGTTTGGGAACCATATCTGGATGTCAGCAAAGTTCTTTTGG GTTTGCTGGAAACATGCTGTGACGCAAGTCGCTTGATTCCGagtttcaatacaaaattgcCATTAACGCCACAAGCTGATGCTTGTCGTACAGCTCGACACGCCCTACGTCTGATAGCTACAGCGCGACCGGCCGCATTTATTACAACAATGGCTCGTGAAGTGGCCCGATACAATGCGCTTCAACAGAACGCACAAACAATTTCGGTTCCATTGACCCAATTGGTGTTGTACCGTGCAAAGAAGGAGATTTTACATTGTGTGGAAATGTTGATCGATAAAATGCAAACGGAAATGGCTAATTTGTTGGTTGAG GTAATGGACATCACATTACATTGCGTAGATGCATCAGATTTGAAAACTAAAGGTTTGAACGAGGTGTGTCCATCGATTTgtaaattcaatcaaatatcTCATTGTGCAGCTACTAGGCGAATAGCTG TGGGTGCCAGCAATGGTCATTTAGCAATATACGAACTGCGTCAAAATAAATGCCAAATGATACCTGCTCATAAGAAACCAATAACCGCTCTAGCATTCAGTCCTGATGGCAAATTTTTGGTCAGCTATTCATGCGGTGAAAATGGTTTATCGTTCTGGCAAACGAGTACCG GAATGTTCGGTTTGGGACAGTCGCAAACGCGTTGCATTAAAGGATACTCAACCGCTCCCATTCCGGACGTTAGTCGACTGAATCCGATGCGTTTGGCCAAATTGATTTGGATCAACAATCGAACGGTTACGTTGATGTTGGCCGATGGGTCCGAGACGAGATTCAATGTTTAG
- the LOC119081677 gene encoding WD repeat-containing protein 7 isoform X3 gives MVSNSLVVPVVLWGPYQPTHCVSSVFLSKDQKTLATGCYDGQICLWKVDPDTLKMTPRCLLVGHTAPVLCLAPASIIQDNNFLVSSSESGEMCTWDLVDGKCKENAKLSQVHTSIQGYHMSNCDDIRLFCVGYYAEIMVMDPFSLEVIFSLSSKVKPDWISAIHVLRPSKRKDDVVLAITTTGTVKVWTLIGNENKYSEPIYENESKQIRCLNAISLNCCAQNQRTVLIVCAKYWQIYDAGDFTVLCSVISPSGERWLGGDFLANDRVILWSDEGKGYLYRLPANALPGKIPNSSSCIPDNKEFHSPSIGKDQPLLYCILPSGAGERPLSCPPAMKMVTTTRGGKSQKYLLRGDSEGYVTLWSVPDISIDNIKELHLSQATPKSMLPTICTSLSDAWELMNPSPVGILDQLNHPGETSVKLTASIYLPQQSRLVVGREDGSIIIVPATQTVMLQLLHLNHQNFNDWPPHQILSGHRGRVNCLLCPSLAHSRYDKSHLLSGGVDFAVCLWDLYSGSLLHRFCVHAGEITQLLVPPNSCSPRIQKCICSVASDHSVTLLSLTERKCVTLASRHLFPVVNIKWRPLDDFLIVGCSDGSVYVWQMETGHLDRVLHGMLAEEVLSACDENAADSSPHGSTSELGLANPAVHFFRGLRHRNLSAIRHATQRGITQLQQLQSHNQNDNIYMLKNRSSPLTIQGLRTNPKDAESHILFFDIEGLIFELINEEYAALSPNTLEAQGLIPPSNTGQPTQADASKKISGILQKMKEGAENVEKKIQAKVESLKNVNDGNKESTETLKKFFPRMEATHVMEVSQLLLSLLHSWGLDPHLDKVCETQLGLLRPMIPVTFGVLSKSGYMSLLLPTWQNDLTVDTMNPPSDLQLEKSLPAELVRQENLTRLFTHRLHWELSTTLTSNHLLAMVAMSNTLMSMTMATFIPEHERAKKLQRQSTRVNASWTNEDHEEQYTQQQAQIKQGWSLLSTHHCFLLPDKIDALEPRNFKRPQVEMMVRSWQHHCIEIREAAQQILLGELGRMGKKGRKQLVESWAQYLPLYTHTEPIAQSATNTTQPSTPGTPVPQATEPNPEEYEEEEEEVIRKPSSLAELKRKQTTAVVLLGVIGAEFGQDISTDSTNAAAKKSNDQRRKSSVVEGFGIGNNNLARLTSMALTHLLLAPPTPKLPAHTPLRRAAIDLIGRGFTVWEPYLDVSKVLLGLLETCCDASRLIPSFNTKLPLTPQADACRTARHALRLIATARPAAFITTMAREVARYNALQQNAQTISVPLTQLVLYRAKKEILHCVEMLIDKMQTEMANLLVEVMDITLHCVDASDLKTKGLNEVCPSICKFNQISHCAATRRIAVGASNGHLAIYELRQNKCQMIPAHKKPITALAFSPDGKFLVSYSCGENGLSFWQTSTGMFGLGQSQTRCIKGYSTAPIPDVSRLNPMRLAKLIWINNRTVTLMLADGSETRFNV, from the exons ATGGTTAGCAACAGTTTAGTTGTGCCAGTTGTATTGTGGGGCCCGTACCAGCCAACCCATTGCGTATCGAGTGTATTTCTATCGAAGGATCAGAAAACACTTGCCACAGGATGCTACGACGGACAAATCTGCTTATG GAAAGTTGACCCTGATACGTTGAAAATGACCCCGAGATGTCTGCTAGTTGGTCATACGGCTCCCGTACTGTGTCTGGCTCCTGCTTCGATCATTCAAGACAATAATTTTCTTGTCAGCTCTTCAGAGAGTGGTGAAATGTGTACATGGGATTTGGTTGATGGAAAATGCAAAGAGAATGCGAAGTTGTCTCAAGTACACACAAGTATTCAG GGATATCATATGTCCAATTGTGACGATATTCGGCTCTTCTGCGTTGGTTATTATGCTGAAATAATGGTCATGGATCCATTCAGTTTGGAAGTCATTTTCTCTCTCAGCTCCAAAGTCAAACCCGATTGGATATCAGCAATTCAC GTTTTGAGACCATCGAAACGAAAGGATGATGTAGTTCTTGCCATCACAACCACTGGAACGGTTAAAGTGTGGACATTGATTGGAAACGAGAATAAATATTCGGAACCGATCTACGAGAATGAGTCAAAGCAGATTCGTTGTTTGAATGCGATCAGTTTGAATTGTTGTGCTCAGAATCAGCgtacagttttgattgtttgtgcaAAATACTGGCAGATTTATGATGCTG GCGACTTCACCGTACTTTGTAGTGTTATATCACCGTCCGGTGAACGTTGGCTGGGTGGAGATTTTCTTGCAAATGATCGCGTTATTCTGTGGTCCGATGAGGGGAAAGGATATTTGTATCGGCTGCCAGCGAA CGCACTGCCTGGAAAAATACCGAACAGTAGTAG TTGTATACCCGATAACAAGGAATTCCATTCGCCGTCCATTGGAAAGGATCAACCACTGTTGTACTGTATTTTACCGAGTGGAGCAGGTGAAAGG CCGTTATCATGTCCACCAGCTATGAAAATGGTGACGACGACTCGCGGTGGAAAATCGCAGAAATATCTGTTGCGCGGAGATTCCGAAGGTTACGTTACGCTATGGTCCGTACCAGACATTTCCATTGACAATATTAAGGAGTTGCATCTGAGCCAGGCCACCCCGAAAT CAATGCTACCAACGATATGCACCAGTCTGAGCGATGCATGGGAATTGATGAATCCGTCGCCCGTTGGTATTTTAGATCAGCTCAATCATCCCGGAGAAACGTCGGTGAAGTTAACGGCAAGCATTTATTTACCGCAACAAAGTCGCTTGGTTGTGGGTAGGGAAGATGGATCCATTATTATTGTGCCCGCTACGCAAACTGTAATGTTGCAGCTGTTACATTTgaatcatcaaaatttcaatg ACTGGCCACCGCATCAAATTTTGTCGGGTCATCGAGGCCGCGTTAATTGTTTGTTGTGTCCATCATTAGCCCATTCCAG ATACGATAAATCCCATTTACTTTCTGGTGGTGTTGATTTCGCTGTATGCTTATGGGATTTATATAGTGGTTCATTACTGCATCGATTCTGTGTGCATGCCGGTGAAATAACACAACTTCTTGTTCCTCCAAATTCGTGCAGT CCACGAATTCAGAAGTGCATCTGTTCAGTTGCATCGGATCATTCAGTGACTTTGCTTAGTTTAACGGAAAGGAAATGCGTAACGTTGGCAAGCAG GCACTTGTTCCCTGTGGTTAACATAAAATGGAGACCGTTAGATGATTTTCTAATCGTTGGCTGTTCGGATGGTTCGGTTTATGTTTGGCAAATGGAAACCGGACATTTGGATCGAGTTCTACATGGTATGCTTGCCGAAGAAGTTCTATCAGCTTGTGATGAAAATGCTGCCGATTCTTCGCCGCACGGATCTACATCCGAATTGGGACTGGCTAATCCGGCCGTACACTTCTTTAG GGGACTACGTCATCGGAATTTGTCCGCTATCAGACATGCAACGCAACGAGGAATAACTCAATTGCAGCAGTTGCAATCTCATAatcaaaacgataatatctaCATGTTGAAAAACCGAAGCAGCCCATTGACCATTCAAGGGCTTCGAACCAATCCGAAAG ACGCTGAAAGTCATATCCTGTTCTTCGACATTGAAGGTTTGATATTTGAGTTGATCAATGAGGAGTATGCCGCTTTAAGTCCCAATACATTGGAG GCGCAAGGACTTATTCCACCATCGAATACCGGTCAACCCACCCAGGCGGATGCATCCAAAAAGATCTCCG GAATACTACAGAAGATGAAGGAGGGCgccgaaaatgttgaaaagaagattcaagcaaaagtggaaAGTCTAAAAAATGTGAACGATGGAAACAAAG AATCAACCGAAacattgaagaaatttttcccACGCATGGAAGCGACACATGTGATGGAAGTTTCCCAACTACTATTATCTCTGCTACATTCCTGGGGATTGGATCCCCATTTGGACAAGGTTTGCGAAACCCAACTTGGGTTACTACGACCGATG ATTCCAGTCACCTTCGGAGTATTAAGCAAAAGCGGTTACATGTCGCTGTTGTTGCCGACATGGCAAAACGATTTAACTGTCGATACAATGAATCCACCGTCGGATCTTCAACTCGAAAAATCATTGCCGGCAGAGCTTGTGCGCCAGGAAAATCTAACCAGGCTCTTCACCCACCGTTTGCATTGGGAATTGAGTACAACACTAACTTCGAACCATTTACTGGCCATGGTCGCAATGTCCAATACGTTGATGTCAATGACAATGGCTACATTTATACCCGAACATGAACGAGCCAAAAAATTGCAACGACAATCGACTAGAGTGAATGCTTCGTGGACGAATGAGGATCATGAGGAGCAGTATACGCAGCAGCAAGCTCAAATTAAACAGGGATGGAGTTTATTGTCCACACATCACTGTTTCCTTTTGCCAGATAAAATTGACGCTCTGG AGCCTCGGAACTTTAAACGTCCACAAGTTGAGATGATGGTACGCAGCTGGCAACATCATTGCATTGAAATCAGAGAAGCAGCTCAGCAAATCCTTTTGGGAGAATTGGGACGAATGGGAAAGAAAGGTCGAAAGCAATTAGTGGAAAGCTGGGCACAATATTTACCATTATACACGCATACGGAACCCATCGCTCAGTCAGCTACAAATACGACTCAGCCGAGTACTCCAGGAACACCTGTACCGCAAGCAACAGAACCGAAT CCTGAGGAGTatgaagaggaagaagaagaagtgatCAGAAAGCCTTCCAGCTTGGCAGAGTTGAAACGCAAACAAACAACGGCTGTGGTATTACTGGGAGTCATTGGAGCAGAGTTCGGCCAAGATATATCTACAGACA GCACAAATGCGGCAGCAAAGAAATCGAATGACCAAAGAAGAAAGAGTTCCGTTGTTGAAGGCTTCGGAATCGGAAACAATAATTTAGCCCGCTTGACATCAATGGCACTGACACATTTACTATTGGCACCACCAACACCGAAACTCCCAGCTCATACACCATTGCGTCGGGCAGCTATTGATTTGATTGGTCGAGGCTTTACGGTTTGGGAACCATATCTGGATGTCAGCAAAGTTCTTTTGG GTTTGCTGGAAACATGCTGTGACGCAAGTCGCTTGATTCCGagtttcaatacaaaattgcCATTAACGCCACAAGCTGATGCTTGTCGTACAGCTCGACACGCCCTACGTCTGATAGCTACAGCGCGACCGGCCGCATTTATTACAACAATGGCTCGTGAAGTGGCCCGATACAATGCGCTTCAACAGAACGCACAAACAATTTCGGTTCCATTGACCCAATTGGTGTTGTACCGTGCAAAGAAGGAGATTTTACATTGTGTGGAAATGTTGATCGATAAAATGCAAACGGAAATGGCTAATTTGTTGGTTGAG GTAATGGACATCACATTACATTGCGTAGATGCATCAGATTTGAAAACTAAAGGTTTGAACGAGGTGTGTCCATCGATTTgtaaattcaatcaaatatcTCATTGTGCAGCTACTAGGCGAATAGCTG TGGGTGCCAGCAATGGTCATTTAGCAATATACGAACTGCGTCAAAATAAATGCCAAATGATACCTGCTCATAAGAAACCAATAACCGCTCTAGCATTCAGTCCTGATGGCAAATTTTTGGTCAGCTATTCATGCGGTGAAAATGGTTTATCGTTCTGGCAAACGAGTACCG GAATGTTCGGTTTGGGACAGTCGCAAACGCGTTGCATTAAAGGATACTCAACCGCTCCCATTCCGGACGTTAGTCGACTGAATCCGATGCGTTTGGCCAAATTGATTTGGATCAACAATCGAACGGTTACGTTGATGTTGGCCGATGGGTCCGAGACGAGATTCAATGTTTAG